CCGGTGTTTGCCCTGTTGATTGCCATCATTGGTTGCCTGGAAGGCCTCAAGGTCAGCGGCAGCGCCGAATCGGTAGGTGAGCACACCACGTCCAGTGTGGTGCAGTCGATATTCGTGGTCATTCTGGTCGATGCGATGGCAGCGATGTTCTATATGGAGATGGGCTGGTGAGTACCAGGAACCAAGCCACCGCACCGCTGGTTCAGGTCAGCGGTTTACTGAATCGTTTCGGCACACAAACGGTTCATGAAAACCTCGATCTGGATATCTATAAAGGCGAGATACTCGGCGTGGTAGGCGGCTCAGGCACCGGCAAGTCGGTACTGCTGCGCTCCATAGTCGGCCTTCACCGTCCGGACGCAGGCAGCGTCCGGCTGTTTGGTGAAGACCTGCAGGCACTCAGCGAGGAAGAACGCACAAAGTACGAGCGACGCTTCGGGGTACTTTTTCAACGCGGCGCTTTGTTCTCGTCATTGACGGTGGCGGAGAACATCGCCCTGCCATTGATCGAACACACCGGCCTCAGCCGAGAAGACGCCGAGCACCTGGCTAAAATGAAACTGGCATTGGCCGGTCTCCCGGCCCTGGCCGGCGATAAATACCCATCCGAGCTGTCAGGCGGTATGGTCAAGCGCGCCGCGCTTGCCCGCGCCCTGGCGCTGGATCCGGATATCCTGTTTCTGGATGAACCCACTGCTGGCCTGGACCCGATCGGCGCGGCGGCCTTTGACGATCTGATCAAGACCTTGCGCGACGCCATGGGCCTGACGGTGTTCCTGGTCACCCATGATCTGGATACCTTGTATGCTATCTGCGACCGCATAGCCGTATTGTCAGATCGCCGGGTGCTGGTAGCTGACACGCTGGAGAATGTCGCTGCTACCGAGAACCAGTGGATCCAGGAGTACTTTCATGGCCCCCGCGGCCGCGCTGCGGCTGAAGCCGTCAATCGTCAACACCAGTTGGAGTCCAGCCGCTAATGGAAACCCGAGCCCATCACGTTTTGATCGGCCTGTTCACCCTGATCGCCGCAGCCGCTGCGATGTTCTTTGCCATATGGCTAAGCAATACCAGCACCAGCAGGGAATTCAAGAACTATACCGTGGTCTTCAATCAGGCCGTGACTGGCCTGTCCCGCGGCAGTGCCGTTCAATATAGCGGGATCAAGATTGGTGACATCAACTCCTTGAGCCTGGATCCGGAAGACCCCCGACGGGTCCTGGCGCGCATTCGCGTGGAAGCGGACATTCCGATCAAGGAAGACACCCGCGCCAAACTGTCCTTCACCGGAATCACCGGCAACTCGGTAATTGAACTGAGCCACGGCCAACCATCCAGCCCGTTGCTGGAGGGCAAGAACGGTCTGGATCCAATCATCGTTGCCTCACCCTCGCCCATCTCGGCGCTCCTCGCGGACGGCGAGGATCTGATGACCAATATCAACCAGCTCATGTCCAGCGCGCGGAGCATTCTCTCCAAAGACAACGTTAAAAGCTTTACGCGCACCATGGAGTCCATCGAGAGAGCGACCACGACCATGGCCAATCAGGGCGATGATCTGGCCTTGCTGATCGACGAACTGACGATTGTCAGCCGCCAGGCTGGCGAAACATTGGAGCAGACCAACCAATTGATGGCCAGCGCCGACAGCCTGCTCAATGATCAGGGCACCCGCACCCTGGATGGCGCCGAACAGGCACTGGCCTCTATCGCTCGGACCAGCGCAGTGCTCGAAGAAATGCTCACTGAAAATAGCGAGGCCTTTGCCAGCGGCATGCAGGGGCTCGGCCAATTGGAACCGGCTATCAACGAGCTACGCGGCAGCCTAGGTGCGTTGCGCAGTCTCACCCGTCGTCTGGAAGACAATCCGGCCCGCTTTCTACTGGGCCGCGACAGCATCGAGGAATTTGAGCCGTGATCAAGCGACACACCATGACCCGTACTACGATGTTAGCCCTTGCTGCGCTCTGGCTATCCGCCTGCACCATCTTGCCTGAGTCGGAGCCGCTGTCGGTCTACCAACTGCCCGCGCCGCAGATGCAGCCTTCAGCCGCTGGCCAGAGTTTACCCACATTGCGCATCAACACCCCGCGCACCGGCTTCGCCCTGAGCACCCCGCGGATGCTGGTCAAGCCCGACGGCAATCGGGTGAGCAGCTACAAGGGCGCGCGCTGGACTGACCCGGTGCCGGTCGTACTGCGCGAACACCTGGCCAAAGCTTTTACCCAGCAAGGCTCACCTGCACGCGTCAGCACTGACGAACATGCGCTACACGCCGACGTGCACCTGGGCGGCGACCTGCAGCAGTTCCAGGTACGCTATGAAGGCTTGCAGCCTGTGGCGGTCATTGAGCTGGATGCCAGGCTGGTCAACCCCAACTCGCGCGAAGTCCTCGCTGCCAGGCGCTTTCTGGTCGAGCAGCCGCTGGACAACCCGCAGGCACCCGGCGTCGTAGTGGCGCTTAAATTGGCGGCCGATGATCTGGCCGAGCAGCTGATCCAATGGACCGCCGATAGCCTGAAGGGCTACGAAGCGAAGTAATATTCCGCGCAATAAAAAACCGCCGTACTGGCGGTTTTTTATTACGCGTTTATAGCCTCATTCCCACTCAATGGTCGCAGGCGGCTTGCTGGAAATATCGTACGTGACCCGCGATACACCGGTAATCTCGTTGATGATGCGGTTGGACACCGTCTCAAGAAACTCGTAGGGCAAATGCGCCCAGCGCGCGGTCATGAAATCGATGGTTTCCACTGCACGCAGGGCAATGACCCACTCGTAGCGGCGGCCGTCGCCGACCACACCCACCGATTTGACCGGCAGGAACACGGCAAAGGCCTGGCTAACCTTCTGGTAAAGGTCGGCCTTGCGCAGCTCTTCGATAAAAATGTAATCCGCGCGGCGCAGAATATCGGCATATTCCTTGCGAACTTCCGCCAGAATGCGCACGCCCAGACCCGGGCCGGGGAAGGGATGGCGGTAGACCATGTCATAGGGCAGGCCCAGCTCCAGACCAATCTTGCGCACTTCATCCTTGAACAGTTCACGCAACGGCTCAACCAGCTCGAAGGCCATATCGTCTGGCAAGCCACCGACATTGTGGTGCGACTTGATCACGTGCGCCTTGCCATTCTTGGAACCGGCCGACTCGATCACATCCGGGTAGATAGTGCCCTGAGCCAGGTACTTCACGCCCTTGAGCTTGGTCGCTTCTTCATCGAACACTTCGATAAAGGTGCGGCCGATAATCTTGCGCTTCTCTTCCGGGTCAGTCACGCCGAGCAGGCGCGACAGGAACTTGTCTTCGGCGTTGACGCGGATCACCTTGACGCCCATGTTCTCGGCGAACATGGCCATTACCTGCTCGCCCTCGTGCAAGCGCAGCAGACCGTTATCGACAAACACACAGGTCAGTTGCTCGCCAATTGCCTCGTGCAACAGCGCCGCCACCACGGAAGAATCCACGCCGCCAGACAGGCCGAGCAGAACGTTGGCCTCACCGACCTGAGCACGCACATTGGCCACCGCATCTTCCACAATGTTGGAGGCCGTCCACAGCGCATCACAACCGCACAGTTCCAGGATAAAACGTGAAAGAATGCGTTGGCCCTGGCGGGTGTGCGTGACTTCCGGGTGGAACTGCACGCCATAGAAATGGCGGCTTTCATCGCCCATTGCGGCGATCGCGCAGCTGGGTGTGCTGGCCAGAATATGAAAGCCCTCTGGCAGCTCGATGACCTTGTCGCCATGGCTCATCCAGACATCCAGGCTGAGCAGACCGTCGTCGTCGATATGATCTTCGATCCCGGAGAGAAAGCTGCTCTTGCCGACGATATCTACCCGCGCATAACCAAACTCGTGCTTTTCCGAACCCTGCACCTGACCGCCCAACTGCTCGGCCATGGTCTGCATGCCGTAGCAAATACCCAGTACCGGCACGCCCAGCTCATAAACGATCCCTGGCGCTCGGGGCGAGCCTGCCTGCGGTACCGACTCAGGGCCACCCGCCAGAATGATGCCCTTGGGGGCAAAGGCGCTGATCTCCGCCTCGTCCATATCCCAGGCACGAATCTCACAGTAAACGCCGATTTCGCGCACTCGGCGGGCAATCAGCTGGGTGTACTGGGAACCGAAATCCAGAATCAGGATGCGGTGAGCATGGATGTCTTGATGGAGCATGGGGCTTTCCTTCGGAAAGAGCTTGAAGCTGAAAGCTGGAAGCAGAAAATCTGAAGCCGGCGCAATGGCGTCCGGCTTCAGCGTCAGGCCTC
This genomic stretch from Halopseudomonas pelagia harbors:
- a CDS encoding ABC transporter ATP-binding protein, with the translated sequence MVQVSGLLNRFGTQTVHENLDLDIYKGEILGVVGGSGTGKSVLLRSIVGLHRPDAGSVRLFGEDLQALSEEERTKYERRFGVLFQRGALFSSLTVAENIALPLIEHTGLSREDAEHLAKMKLALAGLPALAGDKYPSELSGGMVKRAALARALALDPDILFLDEPTAGLDPIGAAAFDDLIKTLRDAMGLTVFLVTHDLDTLYAICDRIAVLSDRRVLVADTLENVAATENQWIQEYFHGPRGRAAAEAVNRQHQLESSR
- a CDS encoding MlaD family protein encodes the protein METRAHHVLIGLFTLIAAAAAMFFAIWLSNTSTSREFKNYTVVFNQAVTGLSRGSAVQYSGIKIGDINSLSLDPEDPRRVLARIRVEADIPIKEDTRAKLSFTGITGNSVIELSHGQPSSPLLEGKNGLDPIIVASPSPISALLADGEDLMTNINQLMSSARSILSKDNVKSFTRTMESIERATTTMANQGDDLALLIDELTIVSRQAGETLEQTNQLMASADSLLNDQGTRTLDGAEQALASIARTSAVLEEMLTENSEAFASGMQGLGQLEPAINELRGSLGALRSLTRRLEDNPARFLLGRDSIEEFEP
- a CDS encoding ABC-type transport auxiliary lipoprotein family protein — encoded protein: MTRTTMLALAALWLSACTILPESEPLSVYQLPAPQMQPSAAGQSLPTLRINTPRTGFALSTPRMLVKPDGNRVSSYKGARWTDPVPVVLREHLAKAFTQQGSPARVSTDEHALHADVHLGGDLQQFQVRYEGLQPVAVIELDARLVNPNSREVLAARRFLVEQPLDNPQAPGVVVALKLAADDLAEQLIQWTADSLKGYEAK
- the guaA gene encoding glutamine-hydrolyzing GMP synthase; the encoded protein is MLHQDIHAHRILILDFGSQYTQLIARRVREIGVYCEIRAWDMDEAEISAFAPKGIILAGGPESVPQAGSPRAPGIVYELGVPVLGICYGMQTMAEQLGGQVQGSEKHEFGYARVDIVGKSSFLSGIEDHIDDDGLLSLDVWMSHGDKVIELPEGFHILASTPSCAIAAMGDESRHFYGVQFHPEVTHTRQGQRILSRFILELCGCDALWTASNIVEDAVANVRAQVGEANVLLGLSGGVDSSVVAALLHEAIGEQLTCVFVDNGLLRLHEGEQVMAMFAENMGVKVIRVNAEDKFLSRLLGVTDPEEKRKIIGRTFIEVFDEEATKLKGVKYLAQGTIYPDVIESAGSKNGKAHVIKSHHNVGGLPDDMAFELVEPLRELFKDEVRKIGLELGLPYDMVYRHPFPGPGLGVRILAEVRKEYADILRRADYIFIEELRKADLYQKVSQAFAVFLPVKSVGVVGDGRRYEWVIALRAVETIDFMTARWAHLPYEFLETVSNRIINEITGVSRVTYDISSKPPATIEWE